The genomic window TTTAGCAAGAACAGATAGCAGCACTTTATCACTTCAAGTAGATGATAGAGGGCTGTTTTTTAATGCTCAAATTCCTGATACGACGCTTGGTAATGATGTTTCAGAAAATGTTAGAAATGGTAATTTAAAAGGTTGCTCATTTGGATTCACCATTAGAAATGATAGCTGGCAAAATACTACTTCTGACACCGCTATTAGACACATTACTGAGATTGATGATCTATTTGAATTGTCTATTACACCAATGCCTGCCTATCAAGAAACTACTGTATCAAAACGTTCATTAGATAAATTTAAGCAACAAGAAATTAAATCATTGGGTTCTGAATTAGAACTCATCAAATTAAGGAGTGAATTATATGGATATTAAAGAAATTCAAACAAAAATTGATGAAGCAGAAAAATTCATCAGAAGCGATGCACCACAAGAAGAAAAAGATAAAAAAATTGAAGAGATCAGAAGCCTTACTAAAGATTTTGAAAATTCCAAAGAGATTGAACGTGCTAAGAACCTGATTACTAAGAATAACGATGATGATAAGAAAGATTCAGAGAATGAAGATAAACCATCTGATGAAGGTGATAAAAAGAAAGAGGATAAAAGATCAATGCCAGAAAAGACATTTCAAAATAAAGAAGTAAGAAACAAGATTACTGTTGAGCCACAAAAAGAAGTACGTTCAGCATTGAACGCTTATGTTCATTCACGTGGTGAAAAACGTGACGGTGTTAAAGAAGTTGGTAATGAAGTAATCGTCCCAAAGGATATCGCTTATGATCCTAAACAACCAGTACAAACTCAATATGATTTAAGACAATTTGTACAAAATACCTCAGTAACAACTGCTTCTGGTACATATCCAGTACAAGATAAAGTTGATGCTGTATTCCACACTGTTGAAGAATTGGAACAAAACCCAACACTTGCTAATCCTACTTTCAAATCAATTGATTATAAGGTAGCTACATATCGTGGACAATTACCAATCTCTCAAGAAATGATTGACGATACAAACTTTGACGTTGCCGGACTTATTGGACAATATATCCAAAAACAACTTTTGAATACTACTAACCAAGCAATTGCAGAAAAGATGAAGACTGCAACACCAGTTTCATTAACATCAAAAGATGATATTACAGATTCAATCAAAGAAATCCTTAATG from Companilactobacillus sp. includes these protein-coding regions:
- a CDS encoding HK97 family phage prohead protease, which produces MNKIKEIRVANNSDFKLEKRAESNGNNLSGYAIIFDQPSEDLGGFIEYVDRSALDGVDLSKVQLLYNHNWDNILARTDSSTLSLQVDDRGLFFNAQIPDTTLGNDVSENVRNGNLKGCSFGFTIRNDSWQNTTSDTAIRHITEIDDLFELSITPMPAYQETTVSKRSLDKFKQQEIKSLGSELELIKLRSELYGY
- a CDS encoding phage major capsid protein codes for the protein MDIKEIQTKIDEAEKFIRSDAPQEEKDKKIEEIRSLTKDFENSKEIERAKNLITKNNDDDKKDSENEDKPSDEGDKKKEDKRSMPEKTFQNKEVRNKITVEPQKEVRSALNAYVHSRGEKRDGVKEVGNEVIVPKDIAYDPKQPVQTQYDLRQFVQNTSVTTASGTYPVQDKVDAVFHTVEELEQNPTLANPTFKSIDYKVATYRGQLPISQEMIDDTNFDVAGLIGQYIQKQLLNTTNQAIAEKMKTATPVSLTSKDDITDSIKEILNVKLDPAYMPKIVATSSFVQAVDTLKDNQGHYLLQDNIAQGTGKMLLGLDLVRIPDTLLGKSGDAIAWIGDPRAITYFDRNQNTIRWQDNPTYGQILAGNIRFDTEVTDSEGAFLMTLAGTSTPTSSKA